CCAGTAGGCGATAAAATCATTGTATTCCTTTGGGGTAAGACCCATTAAAGAAAGCTTATCTTGAAGGAAATCTTTGGTATCTTTGCCGGCTACCACAAATCCCTTGGAGATATCCCAATTGTTATGCTTGAGTAAGCCCTCCCAAAACAAATAAGAGTACTCTTTGTCGTCGTCTAAATTGTAAGAGGAATAGGGGCTTTCAGATAGAAGGCCAAGGGACCGGCGGTTAAAGCATCTGCCATACCATAAGAAGTTGATGATGAAAGAATAGCGGTGCCGGTCCAACCTGCTTGATCTGCAATTGCGTTTGCAGTTTGAACAGCAGTTGTACCGGCTAGGCGTGTTGGAACGGTACCTGCTGCAAATGAATTAAACGGAAGCATATTTAATGCTAAACCTGCGGCAGCTAAAGATGATAAGAGTTTTTTGGTTTTTTCCATGGCGGAATTTCTCCTCTCAATTTAAGCCTTTATCAAGTAATGGAATGATTTCTATCAAGTTTTTCTGCATCTTCACCATAAATTATGTACCCTCAATTAATCGTAAGAGGATACCTAATTATAACATGGAAAATACATACAAAACGTAAATTAATGGAGCATTTGGACACCCTTTATCCAGGAGATAGAGATAATAGTTGAATAGTACGATAGGTTAAGATACCCAAAAGTAATCGCTTCGAAATGCTGCCAGGCTGTAAATCCTGTTTCCTGTGGGATACAAAAATCACTGTCGGTGGAATTGGATAACGCAGATGAAATCTTTAAGATTCATTCCAATACTTTGGGAAGCTGCCCTATCGGGAGCAATGTCCGGGGATTATTGGTACCCCATCTGAATAGTGCGGTGGCGGCTATGAAAGCAGAACTTTCAAAAGTAACTTTGGGTCAGCTGATAGATGAACTTTACCGGAAAATCTTGCCCAGTAAAAGCAGGGGATTAAGAGGTAAACTATATGGAATTCAGTATTGAAAACAAAGCAAGAGATTAAAGGTGTGTCTTAATAAAAATTGAGGCAGCCTCCGGGAGATTCACCTGCACATGGGAAAAATTAAAATACAGAAGGTTGGAGATTTTATTGAAAATCAATGATTTTAAACTGGAAGTCTTTTTTGGTAAACACGAATTTACGGCCCCCTATTTGTTAACCCAGTCAGACTGTGAATCAATGTCCAGCAAAGAATTATTGGATTACGAGCCGGGGGCAAAAGAAGCCTTTCTAAATCAATGGCTTGGATATACTGAAGTCCAGGGAAATCCGGAACTGCGCAGGATTATTGCTGGACTTTATTCAACTTTAAGCCAAGAAAACATCCTTGTTCATGTGGGAGCCCAAGAACCAATATTCAATTTTATGAATGCCGTACTTGACAAAGGAGATCATGTAATCAGTCAATTTCCAATTTACCAGTCATTATATGAAGTGGCTAATGCTATTGGCTGTGAAGTGTCGAAGTGGTCCATAGAACATACTAAAAATGGTTGGGCAATGAATCTGCGTGAGCTTGAGAAGCTAATCCAGCCGAATACAAAATTGATTGTCCTTAACAGTCCCAACAATCCGACGGGATATACTTTTTCGGAAGAGGAAATAGACAGGATAGCAGAGGTTGCCCAAAAACATGGGGTTTATGTATTTTGTGATGAAGTGTATAAGGGCATCGAGCTAGATGGTATTAAACGGCCCTGGTTTGCTGATCGCTATGAAAAAGGCATTTCCCTTGGGGTTATGTCAAAAGCTTATGGCTTGGCAGGCCTTCGAATTGGATGGCTGGCGATAAAGGATGATGAGCTTATGCAAAGACTGATTAAAATGAAGCATTATACCAGCATTTGCAGCAGCGGTCCTTCAGAGTTCCTGGCCACGATTGCTTTAAAGCACAGCCATGAAATATTGGAACGTAATCTTAGGATCATCAAAGAGAATATTAAAATCGCTGAAGTATTTTTCGCAAAATACCAGGGATTATTTGAGTTCTCCCCCCCAATGGCCGGGCCGGTGGCATTCGTTAAGATGAACATTGACATACCTATGGAAGAGTTCTGCAATACTTTAGTTGAAGAAAGCGGTGTTTTGTTACTGCCTGCATCCGTCTACTCGTATGCAGGGCAATATTTCCGAATGGGCTTTGGGAGAGCAAACTTTTCCCATAGTCTAAAGCAATTTGAACAGTACTTACAACACAGAAATTGACCATGGGAAAATCAAGGCTTGTACCAAGAATCTTACGCGCGTAAGATTCTTGGTACAAGCCTTATACTGAAAGTGGCAAGAGATAGATACAAAGGTGACGAAGGAGGATTGTAGACGAACTGTTTACAGGAGACAGCGGATGATCGTTAAAAGAGGTTATATAGAATGAAGGACCAATAAAAAATGAGCGGGTGTATTTTCAGAACGAAGATACACCTGCTTTTTATGCTTTTTTAGTAAGATAAAGATCCGGATATTCATAGTAAGCCATTCTCATATTTCTCATCGTTAATTTTTTAAGCTGCTCATTAACAATTTGGGCTGAGTTACGAGAATCGTAGGCTTCGATTTTAGAATCTATGAGTTTGAGATTTTCATTGAGGGTATCTATACGGTTTAGGATCTCTTTTCGGTGTTCCCGCAGCATTTTTTTTCGCGAATCTATTGTGCCGGCACCTTCCATACAAAAATCAATGTATTTTTTGATGCTCTTAATTTGCATTCCTGTATTCTTCAGACAACAAATCATCCTAATCATATTAACATCGTACTCCGTAAACACACGAATTCCTGAGTTGTTTTTTAACACAAAGGGAAGAAGACCTTGCCAGCTAGTCCGTTAAGTGTTACACAATAGAGAGTCCCATGGGGCGAAAGGATCACCAAAAGTGCAAAAACCAATGGGTTTCTTCGGCAGACAGCTATTTCCTTGTGAATTTTAGTCAATATATTGACAACTTCAGCAAGCTTACTTAAACTGTATATAGTAAATATATTGACTAAAATTATAGAGATGAGAAGCTCTAAGCTTCTATAACCGGCAAGGGGGGAGTCAATCATGAAAATTACTATTGAGAACCAAGAAGCATTTGTTGATGAAAAAGTACGTATCACAGTTTCCGGGTTAACTCCGAACAGTCAGCTGAGGGCGAGGATGAAAATGGAACTGCCGTGGTGCAGCGGCGAGGAATTTTCATCCTATGCTGTTTTTGAGGTGGGAGAAACAGGTGAAGTAGACTTTGACCAAGCTGAACCGGTAGCGGGTACCTATAAAGCCCGGACTAGTATGGGCCTCATTTATTCTCTGAGGCTGTCAAAGTCAGCCGGGAAGAATATAGCAGAAAACATCAGCATTGAAAAGCCCATCCGCATAAATTTGGGGTTGGAAGCTTCTTCGGAACAGAAAGAAATTCAGCTAATAAGATACTTCGCGGCAAAAAATCTTATCATAAAGCCGGTTAGCGACGGTTTTACCGGGCAGCTGTTCTACCGGGAAAATTCCTGTGACAAAACGATTTTGATGCTCGGCGGGTCGGATGGACAGATGGAAAGCCTCGCTTTAATAGCTGGTCCCCTTGCCTCCAGAGGCTTCAATGTCCTATCTGTACCTTATTTCGGCGTTGAAGGATTGCCGGAAAAATTAGAAGAAGTCCCGTTAGAATACTTTGAAAAAATATTTCACTGGCTGGAAACAAATGCAATTACCAAAGCGGAAGAAATTTACCTCCACGGAACATCGAAAGGCGGCGAATTAGCGCTTTTGCTGGCCTCGCGTTATCCTCGGATTAAAAAAGTAGCCGCGGTGGAACCGCACGCTTATTGCTTTCAGGCATTAGACGGATTGATGAGCGGCAAAAATGTTTCTTCCTGGTCCTATCAGGGAAAATCCATTCCTTTTATCGAAGTAGATAACAATATCTTCTTTGAAGATCAGAAAAAAGCCGTTGGTGCAGGAATGCCCTTTGGGTTTGCCGGTACCTATCAAAAAAGCCTTGAAAGAGCAGGCAACAAAGAAGAAGCCAGAATAAAAATTGAGAATTCAGAAGCCGACATTCTGCTAATCTGCGGAGAAAAGGATAACATCTGGAACAGTTACGATGCCTGTTCCGAACTATTGCAAGTTCTGAAGCGTCACAATTACAGGCATTCTGTGCAGCTCTTGTCCTACGAAAACATGGGGCATCCTATGCCCGTTCCTTTTGTGATTCCCCTTAGTCTTACTCTGGAAATGCCGGTGAATGGCGGTCTGTTTTCTTCCGGCGGAACGGTTGAGGGAAATGCAAGGGGACAGTACGAATCGTTTCGGAAAACTATCGAGTTTTTTAATTAAAAGCCTTGGCCGGCTGCCTGTTAAATGGATGACATTCTTGATAATGGTTTGGATTCGTTGTATATTAAAAGACAATTAATTGACTATGTTTTTAATTCTCGATAAGGGCGGTTGCAGCAGTGGATTATGATAAGGAATTGCATCTGTTACATTTAATGCAGCAAGTTTATTCCAGCTTGATTTCCGCTTCCAATAAACTCCAGACAACGGGAGACAAATACTGTGTTCCCTTGACTTCCAGGCAGTACATGACAGTACTGGCCATGCTTCATTTGCCCGAAGAAGAAACTACGATTGTCAATATTGCCAATAAACTAGGGGCTACTAAGCAAAACGTTACGCAATTGGTTGGAAGCCTTGCCAAGAAAGGCCTCGTTGAGATCGTTCCCAGTAAAAGGGACAAAAGAGCAGTCAATGTACGTCTGACGGATTTTGGTCTTGAAACGATGGTGAATTGCGGAAGCAATATGTCCATTGATTTTATGGCGGATATTTTCAGGGGATTTGACGAGAAAGAGCTGGAAACATTATGGAATTTGCTTGGCAAATTGTATCGTTTCGACGGTACAGAGATGGAGGGCTTTGAAGCCGATGTTAAAGTTCCAAATACGTTCAGTGATGAAGAAGTTCGGCTTGCCATTGAACGATTCTCACTAAAGCGAAGAAATTAACCATTAGCTTGATTAAAATATGCCGCCAGGAGCGGTGATTAACCTGGTACAGGTACTTCCTGTAAAACAGTATTTATTGGAGTTGGAGAAACACTATGCCTGATCTACAGTATTTTGATTATGGAGAAAAGGAAATCCAATGGCTAAAAGCCCGTGATCCGATACTCGGCGCCGCGATAGATGAGATTGGGCATATCAACCGTCCAGTTATCCCCGATATGTTCATGGCTTTGGTAAATGCCATTGTCGGACAACAAATATCCACAAAGGCCCAAGTGACAATCTGGAATCGAATGCTGGAAAAATTCTCATCTATTATCACCGTAAAATTACACCTCAGCTTTTTAATAAATACAAACGCCGTTATTCGCCTTATGCAACGGTAGCCAGCCTTTATCTGTGGGCAATAGCCGGTGGTGCCTGCCGGAATCTTGTTGACTATCAGCCTAAAAAAGCAGCTTCCCAAAAAGAAGCGGCGAAGAGAGGGCGAAAACAGGTGCATGGAGCAGAAGAGACAGTAAATTAAGCTCAAAAGCCAATGAAAAAGGATACTTCCCTATTCAACTTAAATACTGGATAATATGCAGCTGACGGCGCAGATTTGCATTTCCAAGCTGTGGAAATGGTGTTAAAATTGTGTTTGAAAGGAGGAGAATTCCATGAAAATAGCAATTGTGTATTTTAGCACGACCGGTAATACCCAAAAAGTTGCAGATCTTATAGCTGAAGGTGCGATGAAAGTTGAAAACGTCGATGTCAAAAGTATGTCTGTGGAAGAAATCGACAATGAATTCTTGACTGAAGCCAAAGCGGTTATCTTTGGGTCGCCTACGATTGCGGGAACCTTTGCCTGGCAATTAAAGCAATGGTTAGATACCTCTAAAAATGTCGGCGGAAAACTTGGAGCTGTTTTTGCTACAGCAAATTATGTTGGCGGCGGCGCAGAGGTGGCAGAAATCGCAATGATTGCCGAGATGTTGGTAAAAGGCATGTTGGTATACTCTTCAGGCGTTGCTGAGGGACAGCCTTTCATTCATTATGGACCTGTATGCATTAAAGATGGGGATGACGGACAAAAAGAGCGGGCCAAAATATTTGGGGAACGGATTGCCAGAAAGGCCGCAGAATTGTTCAACTAACACTCTGATCTTTAGGGTGGAAACTTATAGTGTTATATTGAAGTATATTTATATGAAGGGATTTAAAAATCGGGTGTTTTGAGCTCTGACTAATCTAGATTAGTCCGCCTCAAACCGCCCGATTTTTAATTTGGAGTTTTCTTGATCCGAGAGTCTGGTGGGGTGAGTCAGTCGGGCTTGTACCAAGAATCTTACGCGCGTAAGATTCTTGGTACAAGCCTGGGCAAAAGCTTCTTCCCGATTCAAGTTAGGGGAAAGCAGCACTGCAGGAGGTAATGGGAACAATACAAAAATGTATTGTGAAATACTGATATGTATTAGAGCAAAATACCCGGTGGGTTATTTTATTAAAAATTAATAATACATTTTTGTATTTCAGTTTCTTTTAATAGCTAATTATCAACATTCCTCTAAGCCTAAAACCCCATGATTATAAAGACATTAGAAGCAAATAAGAAAATATCGGACTCTTAAGAAATTGGCATAAGAATTGCTTATAAATATCTTTAAAGATATTTAAAGTGAAGGTGAGTACTATGAATAAGCTCAAAGATATTGATGAAGCAATTGGATATATAAAAGATGGCATGGTTGTCATGATCGGCGGCTTCATGGGAGTTGGAACTCCGGAAATTTTTATTGATGCAATCCTGGAAAAAGGCATAAAAGACCTGACGATTATTGCCAATGATACAGGACTTCCCCACCGGGGGATTGGCAAGCTTGTAGTTAATAAAAGGGTCAAAAAAGTTATAGCATCTCATATAGGTCTTAATCCGGAGACCGGTCGACAAATGAACAATCAAGAATTAATCGTCGAGTTAGTGCCCCAAGGCACATTGGCAGAGCAAATTAGATGCGGGGGTTCGGGAATTGGCGGCTTTTTAACAGAAACAGGGGTTGGCACGATTGTGGAAGAAGGAAAGCGAAAAATTGCCGTCAACAAGACAGAATATCTTTTGGAATTACCCTTAAAAGCAGATGTGGCCTTAATAAGAGGATCTGTCGTCGATAAACAGGGGAATGTTTTTTATAACGCCTCAACAAGAAATTTCAATCCATTGATAGCAGCAGCTGCCGACTTAGTGTTAGTAGCTGCTGAAAAAATTGTTGAAGTTGGGGAACTGGACCCCAACCAAGTCATGACACCGGGAATATTTGTTGATTATATAGTGGGAGGTGAAAAGTAGTGGAGGTTAAGAATGAAAGAGAATTCATTGCCAGGAGAATTGCCAGGGAGTTAAAGGACGGAGACGTAGTCAATTTAGGGATAGGACTACCAACCAGGGTTGCTAACTATATACCTGAAGGTGTTAATGTCATACTTCAATCCGAAAATGGCTTTGTGGGTTTAGGTTCAGAACCTAAAGAAGGGGAAATCAATAAAGACATTGTCAATGCAGGGGGACAGCCTGTAACCATAAAAAAGGGAGCTGCATTTTTTGACAGCGCTGCGTCTTTTGGAATAATCAGAGGCGGGCATGTCGATGTTACGGTTTTAGGGGCTTTAGAAGTAGACCAAAAGGGGAATTTGGCAAACTTTATGGTGCCGGGAAAAATGGTTCCAGGAATGGGCGGTGCCATGGATTTGGTAAGCGGGGCAAAGAAAGTTATTATTGCCACGACCCATACGGATAAGGGAGCACCTAAAATTCTTAAGAAATGCAAATTACCCCTGACGGCTGTAGGAAAAGTAAGCTGTATAGTTACAGAATTAGCATTTATAGAAGTTACACCAAGGGGTCTTGTCTTACAGGAAATTGCACCGGGTGTAACTTTAGAGGATATTCTCAGAGGAACTGAGGCCGATCTTACCATTAGTGATAACTTAAAGATCATGTCGGTTTAACCTATGAGACGGAAATTTGAGAGGATAGGGATATGATGATAGAAAAAATTGCTGTAATCGGAGCAGGGACAATGGGGCATAGTATTGCTTCAGCGTTTGCTCTGTATGGTTATTCTGTAAATCTCTTTGATACTTATGAAGATCAGTTGAAAAATGTTAAGGGTATGATGGAAAAAGAATTGGCAGAGCTCGTTGAAGGACAGTTAATTGATCGGGCAGAAGTTGAAAAAACCTTAGCTGGGATAACCCTATTTACTGACTTAGAAGCGGCAACAGAGGACAGGGATTATGTCATTGAAGCTATACCGGAGAAAATCGATCTGAAAAGAGAGTTGTTTGCTAATTTAGACCGGTTTGCCCCAAAACACGCAATTTTAGCCAGCAATACCTCAAGCTTAACCTTAGACGACATGATGGAGGCAGTAACTGATGAACGCAAAAAGAGAATGATCATCAATCACTGGTATAATCCGGGACTTCTCATGCCCCTGGTGGAGCTGTCTTTCTTCGGGAATATGCCGGAAGATATTTATAGAGAAGTAGAAGAGCTATATAAGTCTATCAAAAAACAAACGGTTAAAGTCTTAAAGCCGGTGCCGGGATTAGTTGCGAATCGAATTCAGCAAGGTGTGGCCAGAGAAGTATTTTCACTGATTCAGCAAGGCGTCGCCGAACCAGCCGAAGTAGATAAAGCCTTAAAATTTGGCCCGGCCTTTCGCTATGCAACAACGGGTCAATTAGAAGTCGCGGATTTAGGGGGGCTGGATATCTGGTGTATCGTGGGAGACAACCTGCTGAAGGAGATGGACAACTCCACTTGTGCAAGTCCAATCCTGCGTGAAAAAGTAGAACAAGGTAAGCTGGGGGTTAAATCAGGCTCCGGCTTTTATGACTATAACTCAGAAGAAATCGAAAAAATCAAGAAGGAATTCAGTCAAAGATTAATCCATCAATTAAAGGCTTCGGAATTTTATATTAAATAGGATGTGAGTTGTTTCCATGAGAGAAGTAGTGATTGTAAGTGCGGTCAGAACAGCAGTGGGCAAATATGGGGGAGCTTTAAAAGATGTTCCCGCAGCAGATCTGGGGGTTATCGTGATTAAGGAAGCCCTGGAAAGAGCTAATCTCAAACCAGAGTTGGTTGATGAAGTAATCATGGGTAACGTGGTGCAAGCTGGTCTTGGCCAAAATGTAACCAGACAATCCATCCTAAAGGCCGGTTTGCCGGAGGAGGTACCGGGCTTTACTTTAAATAAAGTCTGCGGTTCCGGACTAAGAGCCGTCAGTCTAGCGGCACAACTCATCAAAGCAGGTGATGCGGATATCGTGGTTGCCGGGGGCATGGAAAACATGTCGGCAGCACCCTATGTCCTCCCAACCACAAGGTGGGGACAAAGAATGGGCAATGGAACTATCGTCGACGCCATGGTCAACGATGCCCTTACAGATGCCTTCCAAGGCTATCACATGGGGATCACAGCAGAAAATATAGCCGAAAAATGGGGTCTTAGCCGAGAAATGCAGGATGAATTCGCAGCAGCATCCCAGCAAAAAGCCGAAGCAGCGATTAAAGCAGGTAAATTTAAGGATGAAATAGTACCTGTGCTTATAAAAACAAAAAAGGAAGAAATTATTTTTGATACTGATGAGTTTCCGAAATTCGGAACAACTGCTGAGGGCTTGGCGAAATTAAAACCAGCCTTTAAGAAAGATGGAACAGTTACAGCGGGAAATGCCTCAGGAATCAATGACGGGGCGGCAGCTGTCGTGGTTATGAGTGCCGAAAAAGCAGCAGAACTGGGCATTAAGCCCATGGCCAAGATCGTATCCTATGCTTCTAAAGGATTAGATCCGGCAATTATGGGGTATGGACCCTTCCATGCAACAAAGAAAGTTTTAGAATCCGCTGATCTGAAAATAGATGATATTGACTTGATCGAGGCCAATGAAGCCTTTGCAGCCCAAAGCTTAGCCGTCGCAAGGGATTTAAACTTTGACATGGCAAAAGTTAACGTCAATGGAGGGGCTATTGCCATAGGTCATCCCGTGGGATGTTCAGGAACAAGAATATTGACGACCTTGCTTTACGAAATGGAAAAAAGGGAGGCCAAACGAGGATTGGCAACTTTGTGCATCGGCGGAGGCATGGGGACTGCTTTAATTGTGGAAAGAAAGAGGGATGAATAATGGCAGTAAATAAAACGATTATTACAGTGGCACCAACAGGTGCCTGGCCGAAGAAAAAAGACAATCCGAATATTCCTATGACACCGCTGGAAATAGCCAAGGATGTTTACGAATGTTATCAAGCTGGAGCAGCGATTTGCCATCTGCATATGAGAGATGAAGAGGGTAATGGAACGATGTCCAAAGCTAAATTTGAGGAAACCGTTGATTTAATTAGGAAGAAATGTGATATCGTTATCAACTGCACAACATCCGGGGACTTAAAGGCGACGGATGAAACCAGACAGGCTCATTTAAGAAGTATCAGACCTGAAATTGCCTCTTATGACTGTGGTTCCATGAACTGGATGCATAACAGCATATTTATTAATCATCCCAAGTTTTTGGAAGAGTTAGGCATGACCATGCAGGAGTGCGAGATAAAGCCCGAAATTGAAATATTTGATTCAGGTATGATCTACAATTCACTGTACTACTTAAAAAAAGGGGTTTTAAAAGCACCTTGTCATTATCAATTAGTCCTGGGAGCTGCCGGGGGTGCAGCTGCAACCATAGAAAATTTAGTATACCTTCGAGGATTGCTGCCGGAAGGGTGTACTTGGGGAGCCCTGGGTATAGGCAAGCAGCATGTCCCCATCATGTTAGCAACGGTTGCCATGGGGGGGCACTTAAGAGTTGGTATGGAGGATAATGTGATGTGGAGTGCAGGTGTACCGGCAGAATCAAATGCCCAATTGGTTAAACGTGCTGCCGACATCGTTAGAATAGCAGGCAACGAAGTTGCCGCCCCTGCCGATGCCAAGGAAATCCTAAGTATTGACAGACAGTGTACTTTTTCAAAATAATGTTTTTTATAATCGGGGCTGTGGCAAAAGTAAGTCTAAATAATTTATTTTTGACACAGCCTTTTTTATTGTAATTTACTTATAAATAAGTGGTGTGATTTTCCGTGTTGTGTAAATAATAAATTATGATAGAATATATTTAACGAGCTATACTCAGAATTTTGGAAAAATAAAAAGGGTATTAAAATCCCAACTCGCTTTAAACTAAAATATGACAATTTGATTCAAAATTTAATTTTAGGGAGGTGTAAGAATGGGTGAGAATATATTTCAAATTGACGATATGTTAAAAAATGAACTTAAGAAAGATATCGATTATATCAAAGTTGACGATATGACTTTAAAAATCCTCAATTCATATAAAAACTTACTAAACAATAAAAACGAAACTATCATTAAAATCAAGGAAAGTCAAATAAATGCCTTTAGCATTGGTGATGCCATATCCGATGGCATATGTGTGGTTGACAAAGACGGAATTGTAACAGCTATCAATAAAGGTTACACACAGATAACCGGAATCGAAGAACATGAAATTGTGGGGCACCACATGCAAATCCTCTTGGATAAAGGGCTTTTTTCCAATGCAGTTTCATTACAAGTTTTAGAGCAGAAAAAGAAAATAACAACATTGTCAACGATTACCGGAAATAATAAAAAAGTACTCATCACAGGAAATCCCTTTTTTGATAAAGAGGGGGAAGTAATTCAGGTTCTGACGGTGATGAGAGATTTAACAGAGTTGATAAGGTTAAGAAATAATATCGAAGAGATGGAAAAAAGAAATGAAAAGTATTTATCCGAGCTGAATTATCTTAGGAATATGAATAAAGAAGATGAAACTATTATTGGAGAAAATCATGATATTAAACGCTTAATCGAGTTGATTAACTATGTGGCCAATACAGATATAACGGTTTTGATAACCGGTGAAACGGGATGCGGAAAAGAAGTATTTTCTACAGAACTTCATCATAAGAGCAATAGAAAGAACTTGCCTTATGTGAAGGTGAATTGTGCCGCACTGCCTGAGAATCTAATTGAATCAGAGTTGTTTGGCTACGAAAAAGGTGCATTTACAGGTGCTTTAAATAAAGAAAAACTGGGTATGTTTGAGGTAGCAAATGGCGGGACGATCCTCTTAGATGAAATAGGAGAGATGCCCCTTAATTTACAGTCAAAATTGCTGCGAGTTCTTCAAGAGAAAGAAATAATGCGGATTGGCGGGACCAAAAGCATTAAGCTTGATGTCAGAGTTATAGCAGCTACCAATCAAGATTTGAGCGAACTGATTAAACAAGGGAAATTCAGAGAAGATCTCTTCTATCGCTTAAATGTTGTACCCTTAAAAATACCTCCCCTCAGGGAACGAAAAGATGATATTGCCATCTTAGCCTACCGGTTTTTGGAAAAGTTCAACATTAAATACAGCAAAGCTAAAAGTTTTGGCAGTACAGCCATCAAAGCCTTAGAATCCTATAGCTGGCCGGGAAATGTCAGAGAGCTGGAGAACTCCATTGAAAGGCTGGTAGTCATTGATGACAATAGTTATATTACCAATAATGATATCATCAACATTCTCGGCAAAGACAAGATTTCATTAAGCCAGGTAAATACTAATCTGACCTTAAAAGAAGCTGTCAGTGTGTTTGAAAAGGAACTCATCGAGAATGCCCTCAAAAAACTGGGCAGTACCTATAAGGCGGCACGTGCCTTGGGGGTTACCCAGCCTACCGTTTTTAGAAAAGCAAAAGCTTACGGAATCAAACTAAAATAACTCAACCAAGGTACGCCTTAAAAAAGAGTATTGCTGATGAAAAAGGCTGTGCTGGATAAATCTTAAAGATTTGTTTAGCACAGTTTTTTGTTTTTTTAAAAATTAATGCATTATTGTATTATACTAAAACGATTTTGTAGTGCTTATAGAGGGCAAATTCCATGGTTTTCGATGTGATTGAAGAAAATAATACAATATTAAATTAAAATTATAAATTAATAAAAATACGAATCAGGAGTTCCGGGAAACGAGGAGTGGCTAAATCATTGATTTCAGGGCCCTGTTTGATTTTGTTAGGGCTAATTAATCACTTGGCATAAGAATTGCAAAATTTAAAGCTAAAAATGCAGATTAAAGGAAGTTATAAATCACTGAGAAGGGAGTTTATTTCGTGAAGAAAGTTGAGCTGAAAGATGTCATAGCCTATCATGCGCCCAAACATTTTGACACAAGAACAATGAAGCTCCATGGCACAGAAGAAACGGGTGCAACAAAATTTTGGATGGGAATGTCCTATTTCCTGCCGGGCGGCGGCTCTGAGTACAGCTACGAGGATTCTCCGACGGAAAAAATATACTTTGTCATCGACGGAGAAATTACGGTCAAGTCAAAAACTGAAACCTTTGTCTTACGTAAGAATGATTCACTTTTCATAGGACCCAATGAAGGCCGGGAAATGATCAATGAGACCAACCAGGTAGCCACTGTTTTAGTGGTTATCAGCTATGAATAATCTGTTTAACGAATGATAAGGAGACAGCATATGGTGGATATTCAATTTGTAAATAATCTTTTT
This Desulfosporosinus orientis DSM 765 DNA region includes the following protein-coding sequences:
- a CDS encoding aminotransferase class I/II-fold pyridoxal phosphate-dependent enzyme; the protein is MKINDFKLEVFFGKHEFTAPYLLTQSDCESMSSKELLDYEPGAKEAFLNQWLGYTEVQGNPELRRIIAGLYSTLSQENILVHVGAQEPIFNFMNAVLDKGDHVISQFPIYQSLYEVANAIGCEVSKWSIEHTKNGWAMNLRELEKLIQPNTKLIVLNSPNNPTGYTFSEEEIDRIAEVAQKHGVYVFCDEVYKGIELDGIKRPWFADRYEKGISLGVMSKAYGLAGLRIGWLAIKDDELMQRLIKMKHYTSICSSGPSEFLATIALKHSHEILERNLRIIKENIKIAEVFFAKYQGLFEFSPPMAGPVAFVKMNIDIPMEEFCNTLVEESGVLLLPASVYSYAGQYFRMGFGRANFSHSLKQFEQYLQHRN
- a CDS encoding MerR family transcriptional regulator, whose protein sequence is MLKNNSGIRVFTEYDVNMIRMICCLKNTGMQIKSIKKYIDFCMEGAGTIDSRKKMLREHRKEILNRIDTLNENLKLIDSKIEAYDSRNSAQIVNEQLKKLTMRNMRMAYYEYPDLYLTKKA
- a CDS encoding acyl-CoA thioesterase/bile acid-CoA:amino acid N-acyltransferase family protein, with protein sequence MKITIENQEAFVDEKVRITVSGLTPNSQLRARMKMELPWCSGEEFSSYAVFEVGETGEVDFDQAEPVAGTYKARTSMGLIYSLRLSKSAGKNIAENISIEKPIRINLGLEASSEQKEIQLIRYFAAKNLIIKPVSDGFTGQLFYRENSCDKTILMLGGSDGQMESLALIAGPLASRGFNVLSVPYFGVEGLPEKLEEVPLEYFEKIFHWLETNAITKAEEIYLHGTSKGGELALLLASRYPRIKKVAAVEPHAYCFQALDGLMSGKNVSSWSYQGKSIPFIEVDNNIFFEDQKKAVGAGMPFGFAGTYQKSLERAGNKEEARIKIENSEADILLICGEKDNIWNSYDACSELLQVLKRHNYRHSVQLLSYENMGHPMPVPFVIPLSLTLEMPVNGGLFSSGGTVEGNARGQYESFRKTIEFFN
- a CDS encoding MarR family winged helix-turn-helix transcriptional regulator — protein: MDYDKELHLLHLMQQVYSSLISASNKLQTTGDKYCVPLTSRQYMTVLAMLHLPEEETTIVNIANKLGATKQNVTQLVGSLAKKGLVEIVPSKRDKRAVNVRLTDFGLETMVNCGSNMSIDFMADIFRGFDEKELETLWNLLGKLYRFDGTEMEGFEADVKVPNTFSDEEVRLAIERFSLKRRN
- a CDS encoding flavodoxin family protein translates to MKIAIVYFSTTGNTQKVADLIAEGAMKVENVDVKSMSVEEIDNEFLTEAKAVIFGSPTIAGTFAWQLKQWLDTSKNVGGKLGAVFATANYVGGGAEVAEIAMIAEMLVKGMLVYSSGVAEGQPFIHYGPVCIKDGDDGQKERAKIFGERIARKAAELFN
- the atoD gene encoding acetate CoA-transferase subunit alpha — protein: MNKLKDIDEAIGYIKDGMVVMIGGFMGVGTPEIFIDAILEKGIKDLTIIANDTGLPHRGIGKLVVNKRVKKVIASHIGLNPETGRQMNNQELIVELVPQGTLAEQIRCGGSGIGGFLTETGVGTIVEEGKRKIAVNKTEYLLELPLKADVALIRGSVVDKQGNVFYNASTRNFNPLIAAAADLVLVAAEKIVEVGELDPNQVMTPGIFVDYIVGGEK
- a CDS encoding 3-oxoacid CoA-transferase subunit B; the encoded protein is MEVKNEREFIARRIARELKDGDVVNLGIGLPTRVANYIPEGVNVILQSENGFVGLGSEPKEGEINKDIVNAGGQPVTIKKGAAFFDSAASFGIIRGGHVDVTVLGALEVDQKGNLANFMVPGKMVPGMGGAMDLVSGAKKVIIATTHTDKGAPKILKKCKLPLTAVGKVSCIVTELAFIEVTPRGLVLQEIAPGVTLEDILRGTEADLTISDNLKIMSV